Below is a genomic region from Salinirussus salinus.
CACGCCACATCCCTCGGTGTAGAACTCGACGAGCGCGACCGGGTTGGCCCCGACGAATTCGTCGAGCTCCGCCTCGTCGTCCAGGTCGACCGGTCGCTCGGTCTCGGCTTCGGCCTCCGGTTCCGCCGGCCGCTCGGGCTCGCTGTCTGCGGTGTCCATGCCCCCGTTACGTCGTCGAGGGCCCTAAGCCATCCGGCGTCCGCTCGGCCACCGGGCCGGTCAGGCCCAGGCCTCGCCGCTCGCCAGGTCGACCTCGCCGTCCAGCTTCGAGGACGGACAGATGTCCTCGAGCACACAGTCCTCGCAGTCGGGGTTGCGCGCCGTGCAGACCGCCCGGCCGTGGCTGATACAGAGGTGGGTAAACTCCTGCCACTCCGCCTCCGGGAGCAGGTCCATCAGCTCCTGTTCGATGGCCCCGGGGCGCTCCTCCTCGGTGACCCCGAGCCGTCGAGTCAGCCGCTGGACGTGCGTGTCCACGACCACGCCCTCGACGACGTCGTGGCCGTGCTGGAGGACGACGTTCGCGGTCTTTCGGCCCACGCCCTTGAGGTCGGTCAGCTCGGCCATCGTGTCGGGCACCTCCCCGTCGTGCTCCTCGAGGATCTGCCGGCAGGCCGACCGGATGTACTCGGCCTTGTTGTTGTAGTAGGTGACGGAGTTCAGGTCCTCGGCGAGTTCCTCCTGGTCGGCCGCGGCGTAGTCCTCCACGCTCGGGTACTTCTCGAAGAGGTCGTCGGTCACGCTGTTGACTCGCTCGTCGGTGCACTGCGCGGAGAGGATGACCGCGACCAGAAGCTCCAGCCGGGTCGAAAACTCCAGCGAGATGGTGGTGTCGGGGTACTCCTCGTGGAGGCGCTCGGTCACCGCCGCCGCCTGTGCGGCCGGGTCGTCGTGTGGCGTGCCCATACTCCGGCGTCGGCCGCGACCGGCTTCAGTCCCGCGGGTCCGGGCCGGCGTCGAACGGGCCCGCCAGCTGTCCCCCGGTGAGTTCGACGAGGACGGTCGCGAAGGTCGACCCCTCGCTCCAGAAGGCCATCTCCTCGATCCCGTTTCCACCCGCGGCCGTCGAGAAGACGCTCAACAGGATCGTGTCGTCGTCGACGAGCAGAACCCGTCCGACCGGCAGGTCCGGGTCCTGGTCCTCGGGGACGGCGTGGGTCACGACCGGCTGCTCGACCGCCCCGCGGACGGCCCCGTCGGCGCTCGCGACGACTGCAGTCAGCCCGCGCTCGGCGGCCTCCCGCAGTGCGTCCACGACGGGCGCGTCGAGCATCCCGGGGTCGTCGACGCCGTAGACGACCCGCTCGTCGGCCTCGCCGACGAGTTCGGCCGCCCGCGAGACGACTGCCTCGGTGCCGTGAACCAGCCAGATGTCCTCGCTGTGCTCCCCGTCGCCCGCCGACCCCTTGACGCCCTCCAGGTAGTCGAAGGCCTCCGCGCCGGTCTCGGCGAGCTGGTCGAGCAGCCGCGTCCGCGCCACGTCGGGTTCGGCCGGGCGGTACACCGTGGGCGTGGACTGGCGGGTCTCGACCAGCCCCCGCTCCTCCAGCCCCTCGGCCGCGCCGTACACCTGGGAGCGTGGCACCTCCGAGATGTCGGCGACGTCGCTCGCGGTCCCGCTGCCCAGCCGCTGGAGGGCGACGAACACCCGCGCCTCGTAGGTCGTCAGTCCGAGCCGCGTCAGCCCCTCGATAGCGTCCTCGTCGTCCATCGCGTTCTCAGTTCTGGAGCCCGAAACGGCTACAGCCTTTCGGTGTGAAGGGGTGCCGTGTTCCGCCGACTCCTCCGGGGTTCGGTCTCCGAGCCTACCCTCTCGCGGCTCGGGACTGCCGTCGCCGAGCGCAACGGCGAGCCCCTGGAGTCGGTCCGCCCCCTGGAGGCCGACAACTGGCTGTCGACGCCCTGCGTGGTCAACGACCGGTACTTCCTGAAGGTGATCACCGGGCAGAACTCCCTGGTCCACGCGCTGTTGACCGTCGGCCGGAACCTCGGCGCGTTCTCCAGCGGCCGGGCGGGGTTTTTCGACCACGTCGCCACGCCCCTCGAGATGGCCGAGCGCGAACTCGCGGCCACGCGGGAGATGCGCGCGCTCGGCGTGAACGCCCCCGAACCGCTCGAGGCCTTCGAGTTCGAGGGCCACGGCGTGCTCGTCCTCGAGTACCTGCCGGCCTTCCGCACGCTCGACTCGCTCTCGGAGCCGGAGGCGGCCGCCTTCGTCCCCGACCTGTTCGCCGCGCTCGCGGCCCTGCACGACAACGGCCTCGCACACGGCGACCTCCGGGCGGAGAACGTCCTGGTCGCCGCCGGTGACCTGTACTTCATCGACGCGACGACCGTCAGCGCCGACGCGGTCGCGGACGCGCGGGCCTACGACCTCGCCTGCGCGCTCGCGGCTCTGGAGCCGCTGGTGGGTGCTCGCGCGGCCGTCGGGGCGGCCGCCGACGCCTACGACGCCGACGCGCTGCGCGCGGCCGTTCGGTTTCTCCCCTTCGTCGCCGTCCGCCCGGACCACGACTTCGACGCCATCGCACTCCGCGGGGAACTCGACAAGGAGCTGGGGTGACTCCCGGACGGCCCGCCCTGTCGGCTCAACCCTCCAGCAGTTCCCTCGTCCGGCGGTGGCGGTACCGGAACATCGGCTCGAGGCCGACCCGCGCCAGCGGGCCGACCGCATCGCCCAGCGCGCCGAAGGGCAGGGCGTACTCCACGCGGTCCCGGACCACCGTCGCGCCGTCGTCGGCGTAGAACATGTGGGTGTGGGTCCACTCCCGGAAGGGCCCGTCGCTCATTACGTCCCGGAAGTACGCCGACCCGCCCTCGTGCTCGCGGGCGACGATGTCGGAGACCCAGGCCTGGCGGGGCCCGACCCCGAAGGGTCGGACCGACGACTCCACCACCGACCCCGCCTCCAGCACGTCGGGGTCGGGATCGCCGTCGGGCCCGCGGACCGCGTCGATCCGGATGTTCATCCACCCCGGCGTGAGCGCGACCAGCCCCTCTTCGGTCGAGTGGAAATCCCAGACCTCTGCGAAGGGAGCCTCCACCCGCACCGACCGCTCGTACGTTGGCATACCCGGGCTTGGGGCGAGAGCGGCAAAAGGGAGGCGGTCCGGCGGTCGGTGTGGCAGTCACGGGTTACGCACCCGACGGTGCAAACGGTACTCAGGGCCAGACGCCGGACTGCTCGGCGGCCCGGCGCACCCGCTGGAGGGCGACGACGTACATCGCCTCGCGGAAGGTGCCGAGTTCGCGCTCCTCGAAGGTGTCGACCAGTTCGTCGAAGGCCTCGGTGACGACCCGTTCGAGTTCGTCGTTGACCCGCTGTTCGGTCCACTGGAACCGCTGGCGATTTTGAACCCACTCGAAATAGGAGACCGTCACCCCGCCGGCGTTGGCGAGGATGTCCGGCACGACGAGCACGTCCCGCTCTTCGAGGATGTCGTCGGCGTCGGGGGTCAGCGGACCGTTGGCGGCCTCGACGATGATGTCGGCGGAGACGTCGGCGGCGATGTCGGCGTCGATGGCGTTCTCGAGCGCGGCGGGCACGAGCAGGTCCACGTCGGCGGTGAGCAGGTCCCGGTTCGTCCAGGCCCCGGCGCCCTCGAAGCCGGCCACGCTGCCGGTGTCGCGCTTGTGGTCTTTGACGGCGACGGGGTCGAGCCCGTCGGGGTCGTGGATGGCGCCGCTGGAGTCGCTGACGGCGACGACGGTCGCGCCCATGTCTTCGAGCAGGTCCGCCGCGACCCAGCCGGCGTTGCCGTAGCCCTGGACGGCGACGGTCGCGTCGGCGACGTCCCCGCCGCGGTAGTCGAACGCCTCGCGGGAGACGATGGCGACCGACCGCCCCGTCGCCTCCACCCGGCCCTCGCTGCCGCCGCTCTCGACGGCCTTGCCCGTGACGACGCCCGGTTCGGTCGTGTTCTCGAGGCTCTCGTAGGTGTCCTTGACCCAGTTCATCTCCCGCTGGCCGGTGTTGACGTCCGGTGCGGGGATGTCGCGGTCCTCGCCGATCAGCGGCCGGAGTTCCTCCGTGTACGCGCGGGTGACCCGCTCGAGTTCGTCCGCCGAGTACCCGGACGGGTCCAGCGCGATACCGCCTTTGCCGCCGCCGAAGGGGATGTCCACCGCGGCGCACTTGTAGACCATCCACCCCGACAGCGCCTTCACCTCGTCGCGGTTCACGCCGGGGTGGTACCTGATCCCTCCCTTGTAGGGGCCGCGGTCGCCGTTGAACTGCGAGCGGTACGCCCGGAACGTCTCGATGGCGCCGTCGTCCATCTCGACCGACAGCGTCGTCTCCAGCACCCGCTCGGGGTTCTTGAGCCGTTCGAGCACACCCGGGTCGATGTCGAGGTGTACCGCGGCGTCGTCGATCTGCTCCTGCATACTCTCGAACGGGTTGACCTCCTCGCTCATGGCTCACTCTACCCGAGTAGGTGGGAAATAAATGACGCACACGCGCGTAACCGCTGGCTACCCCCGCGGGGACGGGTACTTCCCGCACGGCCGCCGGTCCGGACCGTCTCAGGAGAGGGCTGCCTCCAGCCGCCCGACCAGCCCCTCGCTGCCGACGAACACCGGCGAGCGCTCGTGGAGTTCAGCGGGCGTCTTCGCGAGCAGCGACTCCCCGCCGTCGGAGGAGGCCCCACCCGCGGCCTCAAGGACGGCAGCCATCGGGTGCCCCTCGAACTGCAGCCGGAGTTTCCCCTCGGGGGCGTCGGTGAGCATCGGGTAGCCGAACAGGCCGCCGTAGGTCAGCACCTGGTTCACGTCGGCGACCATCGCGCCGCCGTAGCGGAGTTTCAGGCGGTCGGCCTCGACCGCCTCGACGAACGCCGCGAAGTCCGCCGGCCAGTCCGGCGCCCGGCCGCCGAAGCCGTAGACCGTCGGCTCCGCCGGGAGGGTCACGTCCTCGGTGAGCACCTCCCTGTCGCCGTCCTCCAGGAGGTACTCCGTCACGGTCTCCCCCCCGGTCCAGACCATCGTCGTGATGGGGCCGTAGAGGACGTAGCCCGCGGCCAGAAGCGCGTCCCCGCCCGCGGGAAGGGAGTCGTCGTAGACGCCGACGATGGTCCCCATGCCGTTGTTCGAGCGGAGGTTCGAGGAGCCATCAAGCGGGTCACAGGCGACGTAGACCCCCCCGCTCCCGCCGCCATCCCCGTCGGCGGTCACCACGCCCTCCCGTTCCTCGCTGGCGTAGCCGGCGACGCCCTCGACACCGAGCAGCCGCTCCTCCAGCAGCCGGTCGGCGTAGACGTCGGCGGCGAGCTGGCGGTCGCCGCTGGGGTTCTCGGCCGCCTCGTAGGAGCGCCGTTCCGCCAGCGCCCCACGAACGTCGGCAGCCGTGTCGGCGACGACATCGACGACGGCCTCGACGGTGTCGTCGGTTCCGGCGGCGTCGGCGGTGCGGTCGTCCCCGTCGCCGTTGCCGCCCATCTCACTCCCCGGCGGCCGCCAGGGCGGTGTCGACCGAACTCTCCTCGTAGATGACCTTCTCCAGCGCGTCGAGGATGCGGGTTGGGTTCTCCCGCTGGAAGACGTTCCGGCCGACCGCCAGCCCCGCGCCGCCGGCGTCAATGACCGCCTTCACGCTCTCCAAGAAGTCCCGGTCCGACGTTTTGGAGCCGCCGGACATCACCACTTTGGTCCGGCCGGCCATCCGGACCGCCTGCTCCATGGCCTCTCTGCTGCCGGGATATTTGACCTTCGCGACGTCGGCGCCGAGTTCGTGGGCCTGGCGGGCGGCGTAGGCGATGGTGTCGGGTTTCTTGTCGTTTTTCAGCCCCTGGCCGCGGGGGTACGACCACATCACGACCGGGAGGTCGTACTCGCGGGCCGTCTCCTGGGCCTCGCGGAACTCCTCGGCCATCTCGATCTCGTTGTTCGAGCCGCCATACAGGGTGAAACCGACCGCGTCCGCGCCGAGCTCTTCGGCGGCGTACTCCACCGAGCAGTTGACCGCCGAGTCCGGCTCGCCCATCCAGAGGTTCGAGGTGCCATTTAATTTCGCCAGCAGGTCCACGTCGTCCTCGTAGGAGGGGTAGTAGGCCTCGGCGACCCCTTTCTGGACCGCCAGCGTGGTGACGGCGTCGTGGGTCGCCACCTCGAAGACCCGCTCGGGGTTCGCGCTCTCGGGGACCTCCTCGAAGTCGACGGGGCCGTGTTCCAGCCCGTGGTCGTAGGCGAGGATGAGCACCTTTCCGTCTCTAGCCAGTGGCGTGTCGTCGAACGGTCGCATGGGCTGAGATGTGGCGACTGCGAGTAAAGTTCTTTTGGGGTGCAGTCGGCTCCGGGACGCCTCGGAGCGCGCGGCCCCGCTCGCTCAGCTGGTGTCACCGTCGATGTGGACGACGAAGACCGGCACGCGGGCGTTCTCGACGACCCGCTGCGCGACGCTGCCGAGGCGGACGTACCGCTCGTGGTCGCTTCGGCCGTGGGTCCCGATGACGATGACGTCGACGTCTTCGGCGTAGTCGAGGACCCGCTCGGCGGGTGCCCCCTCCCGGACTGCCGTCCGGACCGGAACGTCGCCCTCCTCGGCACGCATCGCTACCTCGTCGACCGCCCGCTCGGCCCGCCGGTGCATCGTCTCCATGGCCTCGTCCCGGCGCTCCTCCGGGAGGCTCCGGGCCTTCCGTTCGTCGACGACCGCGAGCGCGTGCAGCGTCGCGTCGTGGTTCCCCGCGAGTTCGACCGCGTGCCGCAGGGTCTCCGCCGTCCCCTCGCTGCCGTCTGTCGGAACGAGTACGTCGTCGTACATACGAACAGGTCCCCACCACGGGCACAAGAACGGCGCGGGGATTCCTACACCGTGGGACCGCCCCGGTAAGACGAGCCGGCTCGCGCCGCTCGGCGGAGTGGCTACCGGGACGAGTCCGACCCGGTCCGGGCCCCGTCCGTCGCTGCGTCGCCCAGCTGTTCGCCGAGCCAGTCGTAGTGCTCGCGCAGCCGTCGCTCGCCCGCGTCCGTGAGCGCGTACACGTCGTGGATCCCCTCGGCCCGGGTCTCGACGAACCCTTGCTCCTCCAGTGTCTCCAGCGCACCGTAGAAGGAACGGGGCTCGATGCGCTCGTCGTAGTGCGATTCCAGCCTGGACTTCAGCGCCTGGGCCTGCAGGGCCTCGCCGGCCAGCAGCGCACACATGTCCCGGCGTCGCCCGCTCTGGAGGAATTTCATGTCCCACCCACGCCCGGCTCCGACTCGGGGCTTTCGGCTCCGGACCGGTACGTTTGCCTGCCTCCAGCCCGACACCCGGATATGAGCGACGGGACGGCCGACGAGGCTGAGGGCGCCGGCGGGACCGACAGCGGGCCCGGGGAGACTGCCGAGGCGAACGGTATCGTGGCCCGGTACCGCGAGACCGGAACGGAGCGACTGCTCACCTTCGAGCGCGACGGCCGGACTGCGGCGGTCGCTCAAAACGTCGAGGGCTACGCCATGCTGAAAGTCCGGACGGGCGCCGACGGCGACGAACTCGAGCGCTACTACGGGTTCGACATGGCCCTCGACCACGCCGCCGAGCTGCTTGGGGTCTCCCGACACGACCTGCCGGTTCCCGACGCGGCCGAAGACATGGGGATGTGACACTGCTTTGTACGCCCGAGCGGGACCCCGCTCGGGCGTAAATAATAAAAACCGCCCGCCGCCCGACCCCCGCGGTCTCGTTGCGAGTGACCGCTTGGCTCGCCCCGGGACCATCGGCACTCCCGCCATCAGACGGAGCCTTGCGCTCCGGTGTCGACGAAGCCTGGCGCTTCCGGTATCCAGTGAAGTCTGACGCTCCTGTTGTTCGCATATCGGTACCACGGTTGAATTCGATTTATTACGGACGCCGCCGGAGCAGGGGCCATGTCCGACCCCTTCGACCGGGCGGTTCGGGACCACCACCGCGGCGAGCGCGAGGCGCCGCTGCTCCAGCGCGACGGCGACCGCGTTCTGGAACACCCCATCGAGGAGTTCTACTTCACAGCACCCGCCGGCGAGGGGCTAGAGTGGCTGGAGGCACACCTCGACGGCCCGCTACTCGACCTCGGAGCGGGCGCCGGGCGACACGCCCTGGTCTTCCAGGAGCGCGCCGAGACGGTCGCCGTCGAGGTGAGCGACCACCTCGTCGCGACCATGCGGGACCGCGGGGTCGAGGACGCGCGCCGCGGCGACATGTTCGACCTCCGGAGCACCTTCGAGCGGGACCGATTCCGGTCCGTGCTCGCCATCGGAACCCAGACCGGGCTGGCAGGCTCGATGCGGGGGCTGCGCGAGCTGCTGGGCGACCTGGCGTTCGTCACGACACCCGACGGGACGGCCGTGCTCGACTGTTACGACCCGACAGTCGAGGCCACCGCCGACCTGCTCGGCTACCGGGCCGACCCGACACCCGGACTCGCCCACCGGGTGATGTACTTCGAGTACGAGGGAGAGACCGGCGACGTCCTCAACTTCCGGCTGTTCAGTCCCGACAGGCTGCGGGAAGCGGCTGCCGGAACCGGCTGGACGGTCACAGCGGTCCGGCGGTCGGACGACGAGAACGGCCGGTACTACCGGGCCGCGCTGGAGAAGTGGTGACCGGGGTCCCGTGGACAGGTCGGCCCGAATCGCTCAGTGACCGTCGACGTCTTCCTTCCAGACCAGCCCCTCGATGGTCGCGGTCAGCACCGTCTTGTCGTCCCTGTTCTTGCAGACCACCTCCGAGGTGACGTCGTAGCGGTCCTCGCGTTCGACGACGGCCTCGGTCCGGGACTCGCAGGTGACCGGCTCGCCGGTGTAGACCGGACGGTGGAACTCGAAGTCCATCCGCCGGGCCAGCACCTCGTTGTCACCGCCGAGTTTCGTCGGCATCGTCGCCGTCAGGAGCCCCTGGACCATCACCCGGCCATTCTCGTCGGGTTCGGTGTGCCGGGGCTGGTCGTCGCCGGTCAGCTCCCCGAACTGCCGGACCTCATCGACGGTGAAGGTTCGCTCGTAGCTGCTTGTCTCGCCTTCGACGGGTCTGTCCATGCGCGAGTGGACGGCCGAACTGGACAAAAACTGCGCGGCTGCGGTGCTCGGGCGGTAGTGGACCAGAGACAAGTACCGGACGCGAGCGCAGCGAGCGTCCGGCTTTATGTTTTTTGCGCCGAGCGAGTTGCGGGCCGCAGGCCCGCAACTACGTGCCGTGACGGCGAAGCCGCCACGCGGTGGCCGAAGGCCATCCGAGGCGGAAAAAAGTAGCTACGCGAACGTGCGGGAGACGTCCTCGTCGGTCTCCTCGTTCTGGATCTTCTCGTAGGCGTCCTCGAAGTCCTGCATCCGGACTGTGGTGCGCTCGTCGCGGATGGCGAACATCCCTGCCTCGGTGCAGATGGCCTTGATGTCCGCGCCGGAGGCGTCGTCGGCCACGTCGGCCAGGCTGGCGTAGTCTAGGTCGTCGTCGATGTTCATGTCGCGGGTGTGGATCCGGAAGATCTGCTCGCGGCCGCGCTCGTCGGGTTTGGGCACTTCGATGAGGCGGTCGAAGCGGCCGGGGCGGAGGATCGCGCGGTCGAGCATGTCGAACCGGTTCGTGGCGGCGATGATGCGGATCTCCCCGCGCTCCTCGAAGCCGTCCATCTCCGAGAGGAGTTGCATCATGGTGCGCTGGACCTCGGCGTCGCCGGAGGTCTTGGACTCGGTGCGCTTGGCGGCGATGGCGTCGATCTCGTCGATGAAGATCACGGCGGGCTCGCGCTCGCGGGCCAGGTCGAACAGGTCCCGGACGAGCTTGGCACCCTCGCCGATGAACTTGTGGACGAGCTCGGAGCCGGCCATCTTGATGAAGGTGGCGTCGGTCTGGTTGGCGACGGCCTTGGCGAGCATCGTCTTCCCGGTGCCCGGCGGGCCGTGCAGGAGCACACCCGACGGCGGCTCGATCCCGACGTCCTCGAACATGCCGGGGTTTTTGAGGGGCATCTCGACGGTCTCGCGGACCTCCTCGACCTGCTCCTCGATGCCACCGATGTCCTGGTAGGTGACTTGCGGGGACTCGTTGACCTCCATCACCCGAGCCCGGACGTCGGTTTCGTCGTCCAGCGTCTTGACCACAGAGAGGGAGTTGTTGACTGCGACCCGCGAGTCCGGCTCGAGGTCGTCGCGCATCTCCTCGGTCACCTCGGTCAGCGCCTCCTGGTTGTTGCCGTGCTGCTTGATGATGACGCCGTCGTCGTTGACCTCCTGGACGGTCGCCACGAACAGCGGGGACTGCTTGAGCTTCTTGTTCTCGTGGGTCAGCCGCTCCAGCTTCTGCTGGTACTTGTTGTTCTCTGCGTTGGCGTCGAGCAGCTTGTCCCGCATCTCCTCGTTTTGGGACTCGAGCACCTCGAGGCGCTCCTCCAGGGACTCGATTTTCTCCTGCTTTGAGGCCCCTTCGTCGTAGGGCCACTCGACGTCGTCCACGGTGTCGGTCATTCGGCGCTAGTTACGCCCCGGCGCATTAAGAGGGTTCGGGTCACCTGCCTCCCCGCGGATTCTCTCCACCCGCAAATTTTCAGTGGTAATCAACAGAATCGAAGATATTATTCGTTTGCATTGGATAGGGGGGTCACGATGAGCACGTCCGACGCTCGACACGAGGCCGAAGAGGACCGGTGGGAGGCGGTGCGGGACCTCCCGCCGAGCGCGAAGCTGGTGGCGAAGGAACTGGAGTACGGGGGGCCGTCGACACAGCAGGCGCTCGCCGGGGAGACGCTCCTTCCCGCGCGAACGGTCCGGTACGCGCTGACCCGGCTGGAAGAGGTCGGCGCCGTCGATTCGCGGTTCTCCTTCACCGACGCCCGCAAACGAGTCTACGAACTGACCGTCTGAACCCGGGGCTGTCGGCTGACCGGTCGATTCGGGGCTGGACCCGGCCCCGGCCTCCAGTTTCACCTCGGTCCGGGAACCCATTTATCCGGGGGTGTCCTAGAGCTTCCAATGACGCGGGTGATACACACCGGGGACACCCATCTCGGCTACCAGCAGTACCACCTCCCCCAGCGGCGGGAGGACTTTCTCGACGCCTTCCGGCGGGTGGCTGCCGACGCCGTCGAGGAGGAGGTCGATGCGGTCGTCCACGCCGGCGACCTCTTCCACGACCGGCGCCCGACCCTGCCCGACATCATGGGCGCGCTGTCGGTGCTCCGGGAACTGGACGGCGCCGACATTCCATTTCTCGCCGTCGTGGGCAACCACGAATCCAAGCGGGACGCCCAGTGGCTCGACCTCTTCGAGTCGCTGGGGCTGGCGACCCGGCTCGGCGACGAGCCCGTGACGGTCGGGGACGTCGCCGTCTACGGGCTGGACTTCGTGGCCCGCGCCGAGCGCGAGGACCTCGACTACGACTTTTCGTCCCACGGCTGCGACTACGCCGCCCTGGTCTCCCACGGCCTCTTCCAGCCCTTCGAGCACGGCGACTGGGACATCCGGGAGGTGCTCGCCGGCTCGCCGGTCAGGTTCGACGCCGCACTGCTCGGTGACGACCACACGCCCCAGACCAGACGCATCGAGGACCCACACGACGCGTGGCTGACCTACTGTGGGTCGACCGAGCGCGCGAGCGCGGACGAGCGGGAGAACCGCGGCTACAACCTCGTCGTCTTCGAGGACGACCCCCCGGACTCCCCTGCCGACGGGGTCGACATCCGCCGGCGGGCACTCGACACCCGCGACTTCGTCTTCGTCGACGTCGAACTCGGGCCCGGCGAGGGGGTCGAGCGGGTCCGCGAGCGGGTCACCCAGGAGGAGCTGACCGACGCGGTGGTCGTGGTCTCGATAGCGGGGGAGGGAGAGCCGGTCACGCCCGCGACTGTCGAGGAGGCCGCAGCCGAGGCCGGCGCGCTCACGACACGGGTGACCGACCACCGGGAGCTCGCCGACGAGCGCGACGTCGAGGTGAGTTTCGCCGACCCCGACGAGGCGGTCCGCGAGCGCGTCCGGGAACTCGGGCTGAGCCCGGCCGCCCGCGAGGTCGACGAGACCGTCCGGGCGAGCAAGGTCGCCGACTCCAACGTCGCAAGCGAGGTCGAGCGCCGCGTTCGCGAGCTGGTCGAGGACGACGAGACCGGCGCCTTCCGGCCCGCCGAGGGCGGGGAAGCGGAGGATGCCGAAGACGCGCAAGGGGAGAACTCGGCGGGGAGTGAGGGAGCCGAGGCCGACGCCGAGGTCGTGGATCCGGGACGCGCGGAGGCGGAGCCCGGAGAGGAAGGGACTGACAGCCAGGTCACCATGGAGGACTACCTGTGAGGTTCGACCGGGTCCGCCTGGAGGGGTTCAAGTGCTTCGAGGAGGCCGACCTCCGGCTCGAGGCGGGGGTGACGGTCATCCACGGTCTGAATGGCAGCGGCAAGTCCTCGCTGCTTGAGGCCTGTTTCTTCGCGCTCTACGGCGCGAAGGCGCTGGAGCGGACCCTCGACGAGGTCGTCACTATCGGCGCCGAGGAGACGACCGTCGAGCTGTGGTTCACCCACGCCGGCGGGAGCTACCACGTCAAGCGGCGGGTCCGGGTGCGTGACGAGCGGGCCACGACCGTCGAGTGCGTCCTGGAGGGGCCCGACGCCACCTACGAGGGTGCCCGGGACGTCCGCGCCCGGGTGACCGAACTACTCCGGATGGACCAGGACGCGTTCGTCAACTGCGCGTACGTCCGGCAGGGCGAGGTGAACAAGCTGATCAACGCCTCGCCGGGCGAGCGCCAGGACATGCTCGACGACCTGCTCCAGCTCGGCAAGCTCGAGGAGTACCGCGAGCGCGCCAGCGAGGCCCGCCTGGGGGTCAAACACGTCCGCGACGACAAGCAGGGCGCGCTCTCGCAGGTCGAGTCCCAGCTCGAGGCCAAAGACGAGGAGAAGCTCCACGCCCGCCTGAACGGGCTCAGGGAGGAGCGTTCGGAAGTCGACGAGGAGGTCGACCGCTTCGAGACCAACCGCGAGCAGGCCAAGGAGACTCTCGCCGACGCAGAGAGCGTGCTCGAGGAGTACCGCGAGCGCCAGGCGGAACTGGCCGAGGTCGAGGAGGACGTCGAGGCCCTCCAGGAGCGCATCGAGGCCACCGAGCGGGAGCGCGAAGAGCTGGCCGAGGCGATAGAGAGCACTCGCGAGCGGCTGGCCGAGGCCCGGGAGACCCGCGACGAGCTCCTCGCCGACAGCGACCTCGAGGCGGTCGAGCCCGAGCAAATCCGCGAGCGGGTCGCGGAGCTTGAGGACGAGGCCGAGGCCATTACCGAACGTATCACGGAGCTGAGCGCGGAGAAGCGCCAGCACGACACCGAGGCCGAGAGCCTCGAGGAACGGGCCGAGGAGCTGGAAGACGAGGCCGAACAGCGCCGGGAGGAGGCCGGCGACCTGGAGGCGGAGGTCGAAGAGGGCGAGGACCTCCTCGCGGAGAAGCGGTCGGAACTCGAGGATCTGGAGGCGGAGGCACAGTCCCACCGCGAGGCCTTCGAGGACGCGCCGGTCGACCCCGGCGGTGCTGCGGAGTTCCGCGAGTCCGTCGCAGAGGAGCTCTCGGACGTCCGCGAGGAGCGTGCGGCGGCAGAGGAGACGCTCGCGAACGCCGAGGAGCGGCTCGCGGAGGCCGAGCGGCTCCGCGAGGCCGGGAAGTGTCCGGAGTGTGGTCAGCCGGTCGAGGGCTCGCCCCACGTCGAGGCCATCGACGAGCGCCGCGAGCGGGTGGCGGAGCTCGAGGGGAAGGT
It encodes:
- the pan1 gene encoding proteasome-activating nucleotidase Pan1, translating into MTDTVDDVEWPYDEGASKQEKIESLEERLEVLESQNEEMRDKLLDANAENNKYQQKLERLTHENKKLKQSPLFVATVQEVNDDGVIIKQHGNNQEALTEVTEEMRDDLEPDSRVAVNNSLSVVKTLDDETDVRARVMEVNESPQVTYQDIGGIEEQVEEVRETVEMPLKNPGMFEDVGIEPPSGVLLHGPPGTGKTMLAKAVANQTDATFIKMAGSELVHKFIGEGAKLVRDLFDLAREREPAVIFIDEIDAIAAKRTESKTSGDAEVQRTMMQLLSEMDGFEERGEIRIIAATNRFDMLDRAILRPGRFDRLIEVPKPDERGREQIFRIHTRDMNIDDDLDYASLADVADDASGADIKAICTEAGMFAIRDERTTVRMQDFEDAYEKIQNEETDEDVSRTFA
- the mre11 gene encoding DNA double-strand break repair protein Mre11, whose amino-acid sequence is MTRVIHTGDTHLGYQQYHLPQRREDFLDAFRRVAADAVEEEVDAVVHAGDLFHDRRPTLPDIMGALSVLRELDGADIPFLAVVGNHESKRDAQWLDLFESLGLATRLGDEPVTVGDVAVYGLDFVARAEREDLDYDFSSHGCDYAALVSHGLFQPFEHGDWDIREVLAGSPVRFDAALLGDDHTPQTRRIEDPHDAWLTYCGSTERASADERENRGYNLVVFEDDPPDSPADGVDIRRRALDTRDFVFVDVELGPGEGVERVRERVTQEELTDAVVVVSIAGEGEPVTPATVEEAAAEAGALTTRVTDHRELADERDVEVSFADPDEAVRERVRELGLSPAAREVDETVRASKVADSNVASEVERRVRELVEDDETGAFRPAEGGEAEDAEDAQGENSAGSEGAEADAEVVDPGRAEAEPGEEGTDSQVTMEDYL
- a CDS encoding FAS1-like dehydratase domain-containing protein; translation: MDRPVEGETSSYERTFTVDEVRQFGELTGDDQPRHTEPDENGRVMVQGLLTATMPTKLGGDNEVLARRMDFEFHRPVYTGEPVTCESRTEAVVEREDRYDVTSEVVCKNRDDKTVLTATIEGLVWKEDVDGH
- a CDS encoding DUF7111 family protein; protein product: MSDGTADEAEGAGGTDSGPGETAEANGIVARYRETGTERLLTFERDGRTAAVAQNVEGYAMLKVRTGADGDELERYYGFDMALDHAAELLGVSRHDLPVPDAAEDMGM
- a CDS encoding PadR family transcriptional regulator translates to MKFLQSGRRRDMCALLAGEALQAQALKSRLESHYDERIEPRSFYGALETLEEQGFVETRAEGIHDVYALTDAGERRLREHYDWLGEQLGDAATDGARTGSDSSR
- a CDS encoding MarR family transcriptional regulator translates to MSTSDARHEAEEDRWEAVRDLPPSAKLVAKELEYGGPSTQQALAGETLLPARTVRYALTRLEEVGAVDSRFSFTDARKRVYELTV
- a CDS encoding class I SAM-dependent methyltransferase, translating into MSDPFDRAVRDHHRGEREAPLLQRDGDRVLEHPIEEFYFTAPAGEGLEWLEAHLDGPLLDLGAGAGRHALVFQERAETVAVEVSDHLVATMRDRGVEDARRGDMFDLRSTFERDRFRSVLAIGTQTGLAGSMRGLRELLGDLAFVTTPDGTAVLDCYDPTVEATADLLGYRADPTPGLAHRVMYFEYEGETGDVLNFRLFSPDRLREAAAGTGWTVTAVRRSDDENGRYYRAALEKW